The DNA sequence atctatTCAGTTAATATTacttaatttttctaaaattattttttaatattaaattttaaatcttaaattctttaaaggaaaagtctaggggccagcagttttattgaaaTTTGGCCGACACTTTATCAGTAAAAGTAAAGTGAGTAATCTCCCACCCttagatgaaatctcacaccattgAAATCACCAATGATAGCTAATTGATAgctacaaatcacaaaacttGCTGGTCCCTAgcacttttctattttaaaaatataagagttaaaaaaattatatgtaaaaaaattgactaatgttaactaattaaatttaattttctatatttattattattatttttttgttatgtttgGATTGACTAAACGGTTACTAGTAATTAGATTTTTGTATATATCATTTGggtttaaaattttgtattcaATTTATCATTTTCCTCTAAATACTATATGAGTGTAATTTCTCACTTTATTactatctttatttaaaaaaaaacatgtttttgCCCTCTAATCCCTGCCATATATAGAATATTTGAACCATAACGTGTGAAACTAATTAGTTGAGTAATTGTTTCAACATACATATACTTGATATCTCTTATCTTATGATGACAAATTGGGAACAGGTTGCAGAAATATTAGTGAAGAGGGGGTTAATAGAAGCAGTAATATTGATTAGAGTGATTTTGTGGGTATTAGCAACAAGGTTGGGGACCTTGTTGCTTTGTGGGTCGCTCTGCTTTTGTGGCAAATGGCCCTTTATCAATAACTTCTCAAACATGGCTTTGGAGAAAAGAGAAAAGGTGGTTCAGAAATGGCTGAAGCATAGGTTCCTTACACCTATAAGACTTGCATTTGTTTACATCAAAGTCTTGTGCGTCTATTGTTTCTTCTCTTCGGTATGTATTGTTCTATACTTGGACCTTATTCCATACTTATATATATGATCTTATCaaatttatttctcttttttatttcatttggTAAGCTTGTCATCTTCATGTATATCATGAGTTCATGTTATCAAAGATTATTTAAGTGCCCAAAATAATATTGGgtgattcataattttttttttcacaatgTTACTGTAAAAAAGAGTTTGATTATTCTGACGGCAGTTGATTAAgtagttaaataatatatataaattaatatataaaaatatatataaatataaaatgattaatttagtaattaatttttataatataaatagcATTTTTTAACGTCAACtggtatttttaaaattagtttgtttattttaaattttaatcataaatttctaaacttaaatactaaaaatttttcaatgtaatattcaaaaaaagtttttatttttatctagcAATTGAATAACAAATTTTTAGATATAAGGAATGTTAGAGAGCCAACAACTTTTATGATTTGTAGTTATCAAATAGTtatcaataattattttaatagtgtgagattagtatgaaatttcatccaataattcatttttctttgctCCACATGCCAGCCGTCTAAACTTTTTCCTTTAAACATTACTATGATTAAATGttggacaaaaataataaattagtatCCCTTGTAACATTCCTCAATATATTATAGTTTGTGAGGATGTTAACAAAATTCTTGAACTTTTGGAGGTTGATGAGAAGGAAGAGAACCCAGCATGGAAAGCCATTGGGTATGAAGTTGCTGCTgatgaaaaacagaagaatgtcTCCAACAATAACAGGCCTCTTCAAAAAGGGATCATAGAAACAATGCAAGAACAGTCTGACTCCACTCTTCAACAATCCCTTGCCAGGAAAGGCCTCAACGTTACAATGGACACCAAAACCAACACCCTCAAACTGAAATGCGATGCAGTGGTTGTTGGCTCCGGTTGCGGCGGAGGCGTGGCCGCTTCAGTTCTCTCGAGTGCCGGCCACAAGGTGGTTGTTCTTGAGAAAGGAAACTATTTCGCTTCCCAAGACTATTCGTCTCTCGAAGGCCCTTCCATGGATCAATTGTATGAAACTGGAGGGATCCTTGCTTCAGTGGACTCTAGAATTCTGGTTCTCGCAGGATCTACTGTTGGTGGCGGTTCTGCTGTTAACTGGTCGGCGTGCATCAAAACGCCGCAAAATGTGATGAAGGAGTGGTCCGAGGAACACAAGCTTCCCCTCTTTTCGAGTTTAGAGTATCAATCTGCAATGGAAACCGTGTGTGAAAGGATTGGTGTCACAGAATTTTGTAAACAAGAAGGTTTCCAAAACCAAGTGCTGAGGAAAGGGTGTCAGAATCTTGGACTCAAGGTTGATTACGTTCCAAGAAACTCGTCCGGGAATCACTATTGCGGTTCGTGCGGTTATGGTTGTCCgaaaggagagaaaaaagggACCCAAGAAACATGGCTTGTGGATGCTGTTGAGAGTGGCGCGGTGATCATTACAGGGTGCAAAGCTGAGAAATTCTTGCTTCAAACAAACACTAACGGACGAAGAAGTGAAAGAAAGAACAAGTGTTTTGGAGTTTTGGCCAAGGCTTTAAGCAGTAGAATCACAATGAAGCTCCAAATTGAAGCCAAGGTAACAGTTTCTGCGGGTGGAGCACTTCTTACACCGCCATTGATGATTTCGAGtggcttaaggaacaagaacaTTGGTAGGAACCTTCATCTTCACCCTGTTCTAATGACTTGGGGATACTTCCCTGATTCGAATTCGGAGTTGGAGGGTAAAGTCTTTGAAGGAGGAATAATCACATCGGTCCATAAGGTTCCTCCAAGAGACTCTGAATCATCAGATACACGAGCTATCATCGAAACGCCTCTGCTTGGACCGGCTTCTTTCGCTTCGCTGTGTCCATGGGAATCAGGACGAGACTTCAAAGAGAGAATGCTTAAGTACCCGAGAACTTCGCATTTAATCACAATCATTAGAGACACGGCATGTGGGGTGGTTACTTCAGAAGGAAGGATCAGTTATAAACTGTCCGAAATGGATAAAGAGAACATGAGAATTGGGCTTCAGCAAGCTCTGAGGATTCTGATAGCCGCGGGGGCTGTGGAAGTAGGAACACACAGAAGTGATGGGCAGAGAATAAAATGTGGTGACATAGGTTATGGTAAAATTGAAGAGTTTCTGGACAGTGTTTGGCCGATGGAGGGCGCGCTGTCGCCGGGCGAGAAGTGGAACATATACTGCTCGGCGCACCAGATGGGGAGCTGTAGAATGGGAGCCACTGAGAAAGAAGGGGGTGTTGATGAGAATGGAGAGAGTTGGGAGGCAGAAGGGTTGTTTGTTTGTGATGCAAGTTTGCTTCCAAGTGCAGTTGGTGTCAATCCCATGATCACAATCCAATCAACTGCTTATTGTGTCTCAAATAGGATTGTTGATTATCTTAAGAATCTGTgaattgatttttcttttttattggtGTCTTCGTTAAagggataaaaaataaataaatattcacCCAAAGTTTATTTTATGCTATTTTTATTGTCTGACCAAATATATCTTTGATATGGAACAACTTTTAGGACATGTTGAATTACCAAACAAAAATGTTAGGtgtttaaatgtttttattaatCAAGTTAATTAAGTTATTATGATAAATTAGAATTTGTATAATGATATCTGTCAAATTAGTGTGAACTACTTAATTATTAGTTTTGATTATTTTTGTGTCgcaaaaataaaatagtgtGTATTATTTTTACTTTGTTTGATTTACATATATGATGTGGTATGGTGTTTGTGGACAACTGCAAGAAAGACGAGGTGATCATTAAACTTTCAAGAGCATCTAAGGACAGTATTCTATGAACACAGAAAATGTGTTGGGTACACTAAAAGATTGTCGTACCGCACTCTTTGTGGATTCTAACCACCAAAAAATATTAGAACTGCACATCAGAATTAATAGTCATGAGCCACCATGACATACCGAAAAAGAGGGTCAATAGTATCTTTGTATGTGTGTATTGGAAAATGGAATTGGCTTATAATGAATGGTGATCGGTTTACACACTAtgaataaaaagagaaaaaaaaataaatgtgtaacagaattcaataaaagaatatacatataaattttaGTGTAGTAAAAATTTGTTTGctatattttaaaagtttgtaTGTTATGGTTCAAAAATTTGTAGGCAAATGCTATCCTGCCCACTCTAAAGTAACATGTAAGTTATCCTCTCTGATGTGTCATATTTTAATTGGACGTCTATTTTAGCCTGAGTTACTttaatttcatgagaattaatAATAGCTTTGGAAGACGGTGACAACCTgacagaagaagaaaatggaacaCCCAATAAAACGGTAATACTTAGGAGGCACAACGACACGACAACAAAATGGGGAAGAGTAAACGCAATTAGAGAGAGTTGGAGTACCTTATGATttggaaagagaaaacaagacaCCCAATGAGACGGTGATGCTTGGAAGGCGTAACGAGACGACGAAAGAGTACAATGGGAGGAGTAAACGCAATTAGAGAAAGTTGGAGTACCTCTTCTAGAAGAATGATttggaaagagaaaataaaacacCTAATGAGACGGTGATGCTTGGGAGGCATAATGACAACGATGAAGGAGTAGGAAGGAGTAAAAGCAATGAGAGAGAGAGCTAGAGTACCTTCTCTAGAAGAATGATTTGAGAAGAGAAAACGAAACACCAATAAGACGGTGATGCTTGGGAGGCGCAACGACAACGTAAGAGTGGAGAAGATAACTCAGATTAAAATAAACACCTAATTAAAATATGACACATCAGAAAATAAAAGGTAACTTACACTTTATTTTAGAGAGGGTAGGATAACATTCACCAAATTTGTAtattatatacaaaaatttatGTGCTGTATTGATAAGTTTTTGTTACATGCCAATTCTTATgtactataatttaaaaatttgtgtgttttctaataaaaatttatatattgcagaaaatgtaaaaaAACTTATACATATAATGCAAGCTCTTTGTATTATGTGCTAGTAGAATACTGGAATGCATATTATGCATTTTATTTTAAGAGTAGTTTTTAGGGCTTATTTGGGTGAGCTTTtaagaaaagatctttttttgagttatctttttttaaaagattttatagagaagtaaaagtaattttatgtttggatatctcatgtaaaaaggtctttttatctatcaattatgttggggtataaaatataaaagtacttttttatttatttattacaagaaaaacatctttttttaaggaaaaaagatcttttaaaaaaaagatgtaaattacagcttctcaaaaaagatctttttttttattttactagtgcttttacttttactactagaaatttgcTAAACacgttaaaaaaataaaaaaatttttttcattgaaaaaagatctttttttaacaaaataatggcGCCCAAACATGCACTTATTATAGTTGAATTAATTTTATTGGATTTAATTAccaaaaaatttgtatatataaCACCACTCGTTATCAAATTATGCAAATATATTTGGTATattaattattcgattaaaaaaaatatttttaaagcgttaaatatataaatataacaaaaagaCAAGAGAAAGATCATAGGTagacaaaattaaaatctaatCCAAACAATAGGAAGATATTGGTGTTGAGCAAGGATTCGGCCACATAACTAATGTATGAGAATGACATTGAATTGTGATCTGATGGGTCTGTTAAACAAGAAGGGAAGTTGGGTTGTGGTGGTTGTTGTGAGATGAGGTGAAAATTATTAAACTTGGTTATGCGGCCAATTTGGAACACTGTCTGCGCGATGGTTGCTGTTGAACTACTTATGAAAAGTCTTTCACGGTCTCAACTTGGCTTGGAATCATGGTTATAAAAATGTGATACTAGAAATGGATTAATTCCATGGCAGCAGTTTCACTCTTGCATGCTAAATAATACTCAAACTCATCCCTATGCGATGCTGCTTCAGATGATAAAGAATCTATTGAATCAAGAGTGAAAAGTTCTAGTGCTAAAAATCGTTGGAAAAGGGGACAAATAAATTTGTGGATGAGTTAGTTAACAAGGCTCACTTTCAACTAGGGCTTACAACAAGTAGAATAGGATTTGGACTCTATTCTAATTCTATAAGTggaattgaattttttttttaaaatttaattctatTCTATTCTATCTGTAGATTGAGAATCTCAACCCTAACCTTATTTGCATCCTAAAATTTTTAACTCTATCCTACCTAACCCTACCTGCagaaaaaatcaaatttttttaaataagtataaaattcaatcattccatattttatacatattaataaaatagaacaCTACAAAAAAAGGTCTATAGTCACGGCAGTTAATGAAAAGGGTGACCATAAGTTTATGGTCATGATTTTTGACCTATGATCAGTTTTTTTCACCGTGGCCTATTCTGTCATGGTTGTAGacctatggtcacagttttttttatttatgatcaTGGTTTCTATGGTCACGGTTGTAGTGTTCAAATTCTAGCACTTTAGGCCACGTTTTTTTACTGTGACCATAGGTTAATCTATGGTCATGCGTAAAAATTGTGACTATAGGTTGCTCTATGGTCACcctcaaaaccgtgaccatagactccTTTAGGTCACCCTATTTTGAAAAAACGTGACCATAAACCCTTTTTAGTCATCCCTAAAAATCGTGACTATAGACCATTTTAGGTCACCCTCCAAAAatgtgaccatagacccttttaggttaCCCTTTTTTAAAAACAATGACCATAGGTACTCTATGATcacctttttttaaaaattgtgatcatagtttttttttgttacaataaaaaatcgtgaccatagaccctctATGATCACGGTTTTTTACTGTGGCCATAAACCCAAAATATTGTAGTGGAAACTAAAAAACTAAGTtcaaattgaaattaaaaataataaaatcttaaagaaatttaacataaaattacaaatagCATGATTATCAAGttcttaataaaattaaaataacacaaataaagataaatatctTGTCACTCTTCTTCTAATTCTAAATTCTTACAACGTTACTCTTTATATAATAAACGTGCTAAATTAGTAATTTAAATGATGGGTTAACCACCATAAACGTCATCGAATTTTTCAAACACTAACAAAAATGCCCCTACCTTTAGTTATCgacaaaaatattcttaaataatttaaaaatacgcCAAAATTGCACATCCATTAAAACAAAGGAGGTCTGTTAACATTTTGATCTGATGTGGCAAACAAAGTAGCATATGTGGCAAACGGAACCCCCTCTTCCCTTCTATCATACTTTTTCTCACTCACCCACCTTCTAACTTAGTCACCAGCACCTCTATCTGCCGTGACAGAGCCACCGACGAACCACCACCATCGCAGTTCCACCCCCTTCTTATCCActcctttttttcttctctaACTTCCTCTCACTCTCTATCACTCGCCTTCTTTCTCTCACCTCCACACCATCAACACCCATTGTCCTCTTCAAAATCACAAAGCAGacaaaaaatctaaattaaactTTCTTTCTAAAACCCAATTGAACTTTATCAATTGAAACAGATccaaattaaaatgaaaaaaaatctaatttaaatcctaatttttattaaaaccATAATTCATTAACAATAGTAACATTAATCAGTAATCACTAATacactaaataaaaaaaattccatAACAAGAATAACAACAAAAATCAAGACTCAGGTAAAAAGCTGAAGTAGAAGTAGTGGTGGACCATCGACAAAAAAGGAGCAATGCAAGCAAGGACCACTGGCAAGAGAGGAGCAGTGCAAGAGAGGGATGCATGAGGTGAATGGCGGCATCCTTCTCAGGCACATTACTACTGCACATACTTGTTGCTGTCCCTGTCTGAGCATCTCTTCCGACACCAATGGAGGAGCCAGCTCCATCCTATCACGCTCGCCTTCTAGATCTGGTCATGCTAGCCTTCCAGATCTAGCTATGCTTGCGTTCCAGTTCTGATTGTGGCGCTTTCCTTTCAGTTCTGATCTTCGTGCTTGGCTTTCGGTTTTGATCGTGATCGCATTCCAGTTCTAACTGTAGTTTTTAGTTGTGCTGTAATTTCTCAAATTCATCATTTTTGGCATTGTTCAAAGAGGGAGAGTAaataagaagagagaaaaagtgaGTAAAAAAAAGTGAGAGAAGAAAAGGGATAAAGAATAGGGAGGTGGATGTAACTGTGGCGGTGGTGGTTTGCCGGCAGTGAATATTGCAGATGGTGAGTGGGTTAGAGGGTGGGTTAGAAGAAGTGAGACAATGAGAGGAGATGGGAGAGAACAGAGTGATATGAAGAAATTAGGGGTCTAAGGTTTCTTAATTTGGGATTAAAACATAATGAGGCCACATCAGCTTTCTCATTTATTACGTCAAACTAAAATGTTAACAGACCTCTTCTATTTTAACGAATGTGCAGTTTTGGTGCATTTTTAAACTATTTATGGattttttgtcaataacaaaaATTGGGGGCAGTTTTATCAGCATCAGAATAATTTGGAGACGTTTTTGGTGGTTAATCCTTAAATGACTAGTTTACTggttattttggatttttacaaaaaaaaaatgggtTCTACCCACTTTTTTCACTACACATATATTAGGGGTGCAAATAGGATAGGATATCCCATAAACCTGCACCCAATCTTACCTGCAAGCAAACCTGCATCCACTCTACTTTATTTACAGCAGGTTAGGTAGACAACCATATCCGATCAGATTAAGTCAGACTAGATATACCTACAGATAGAGtacatattttaatttagtccTACTTTCAACCATTAGATCTtagtgtctttttttttttttggagattaacaagtataaaattctaaatttttgtttatcataaattttttttaccttAAGTTATGAAATTATTTGTCTGTTTAATCGATAAAagacatataaataattatatataaagacAAATTTATTCTATTTGGTGTGGGGACAAAgtcttattaaaatttaaaataacttAAGTAATACATAAGAAATATGTATAGTTGTTccattatattatatatatgattaaatTTGATTTCATTATTCCATTTCTCTCATTTTATTTCATGCTATGATTATTTTGTTCCATTAtcacaaattttttaaatccaTCACTAGTTATATCTCTTGTTAGTTTAACCAAAAAAAACTTAAGATTTATATaagtttttttataatattttttaatctaataaataaaaaattaatccgttataaatttaaattttatttaaaattttattattaacaataaattattacatatatataataaaatttatattttatacacttGTTTAATTGAATGAATGAATTAATTATTAGACTCGATTAACTTAATTTGATTTTGTTCTCCTCTTTTATTATAATGCGATAATAAAAGACAAATTATTACACGTCTGCATCACAAAAAAAACAGGAATTAAATAATGAACACATTTTATGGATGCTTGAATGTGGACAATGCGAGGCATCAAAAGCAAGTACGATACAGTTTTCTCTATTTAATTGCTGGATTTTCTAGCTAAGCTAATAAGTGATAGGTTGAATGGTTCAAGTGAGTAACAGTTACCAAAAAACAAGAGGTTGAAATAAGTATGTACCCTGAGAAAATAAATGTTGAAATGCTTGCAGGCCACAAAGAGCACCTTATTCTGGCATCAATTGGGTTAGGCCATCTTTGTAATGACTAATGACATCTTTCTACTCGAATATGATACAAGGCATATAAAAGCTAAATCGTTATGACATTAAAAGCTAGGTCCTAAATTCCAAAATTCTCTACGagtcactaaaattaattattaatatatttatgtataaatatataaatatatttatattttattaatgactaatttttagGTATActtaacataataaaaatctaataataaaaaacttttttcataaaataaaagttttgtacaataaataaatgaaaaatttcaaaaaatactaatattttaataattttaatcattaatttcaattataaaaaatatataatatatatactaaTTAAAATCAACTGTTATAAATGCTGAAAATTTGATATTCtaagaatatttaaaaatatttcataaatatatattgaaaattaaatgagATTTGAACGCTTAGtatgattgaaaatttataGCAATAATTCTTTTCACAAAATAAAAGTTTTTCGTACaataaataaaggaaaattttaggtatttttaaaatattagtgttTTAATAGTTTTAGccataattttaattataaaaaatatataccaattaaaattaaccattaatat is a window from the Arachis stenosperma cultivar V10309 chromosome 3, arast.V10309.gnm1.PFL2, whole genome shotgun sequence genome containing:
- the LOC130967629 gene encoding long-chain-alcohol oxidase FAO1-like — protein: MVKRECHPLLKGERGERKYRHGFFGYEMESLASICEVVIPPLPPLKDEEDELNNKDVTKSFSNISASQHPYPHQVAEILVKRGLIEAVILIRVILWVLATRLGTLLLCGSLCFCGKWPFINNFSNMALEKREKVVQKWLKHRFLTPIRLAFVYIKVLCVYCFFSSVDEKEENPAWKAIGYEVAADEKQKNVSNNNRPLQKGIIETMQEQSDSTLQQSLARKGLNVTMDTKTNTLKLKCDAVVVGSGCGGGVAASVLSSAGHKVVVLEKGNYFASQDYSSLEGPSMDQLYETGGILASVDSRILVLAGSTVGGGSAVNWSACIKTPQNVMKEWSEEHKLPLFSSLEYQSAMETVCERIGVTEFCKQEGFQNQVLRKGCQNLGLKVDYVPRNSSGNHYCGSCGYGCPKGEKKGTQETWLVDAVESGAVIITGCKAEKFLLQTNTNGRRSERKNKCFGVLAKALSSRITMKLQIEAKVTVSAGGALLTPPLMISSGLRNKNIGRNLHLHPVLMTWGYFPDSNSELEGKVFEGGIITSVHKVPPRDSESSDTRAIIETPLLGPASFASLCPWESGRDFKERMLKYPRTSHLITIIRDTACGVVTSEGRISYKLSEMDKENMRIGLQQALRILIAAGAVEVGTHRSDGQRIKCGDIGYGKIEEFLDSVWPMEGALSPGEKWNIYCSAHQMGSCRMGATEKEGGVDENGESWEAEGLFVCDASLLPSAVGVNPMITIQSTAYCVSNRIVDYLKNL